From Chlorocebus sabaeus isolate Y175 chromosome 15, mChlSab1.0.hap1, whole genome shotgun sequence, the proteins below share one genomic window:
- the AHSG gene encoding alpha-2-HS-glycoprotein produces the protein MKSLVLLLCLAWLWGCHSAPHGPGLIYRQPNCDDPETEEAALVAVDYINQHLPWGYKHTLNQIDEVKVWPQQPFGEMFEIEIDTLETTCHVLDPTPVAGCRVRQLKEHAVEGDCDFQLLKVNGKFSVVYAKCDSSPDSAEDVRKVCRDCPLLAPLNDTRVVHAAEAALAAFNARNNGSNFQLEEISRAQLVPLPPSTYVEFTISGTDCVAKEATEAANCSLLAKKQYGFCKATLNEKLGGEEVAVTCTVFQTQPATSQPQPEGANEAVPTAVVDADAPASYPLGTSEPLSAGSPIDTRVFAAAPPAVPMHSSHYDLRHFFMGVVSLGSPSGEALHSRKTRSVVQPSVGAAAGPVVPPCPGRVRHFKV, from the exons ATGAAGTCCCTTGTCCTTCTCCTTTGTCTTGCTTGGCTCTGGGGCTGCCACTCAGCCCCACATGGCCCAGGGCTGATTTACAGACAACCGAACTGCGATGATCCAGAAACTGAGGAAGCAGCTCTGGTGGCTGTAGACTACATCAATCAACACCTTCCTTGGGGATACAAACACACCTTGAACCAGATTGATGAAGTGAAGGTGTGGCCTCAG CAGCCCTTTGGAGAGATGTTTGAGATTGAAATAGACACCCTGGAGACCACCTGCCATGTGCTGGACCCCACCCCTGTGGCAGGATGCAGAGTGAGGCAGCTGAAGGAGCAT GCTGTCGAAGGAGACTGTGATTTCCAGTTGTTGAAAGTAAATGGCAAGTTTTCCGTGGTGTACGCAAAATGTGATTCCAGTCCAG ACTCGGCCGAAGACGTGCGCAAAGTGTGCCGAGACTGCCCCCTGCTGGCCCCGCTGAACGACACCAGGGTGGTGCACGCCGCGGAAGCTGCCCTGGCCGCCTTCAACGCCCGAAACAACGGCTCCAATTTTCAGCTGGAGGAAATTTCCCGGGCTCAACTTGTG CCCCTCCCACCTTCTACATATGTGGAGTTTACAATATCTGGCACTGACTGTGTTGCTAAAGAGGCCACAGAAGCAGCCAACTGCAGCCTGCTGGCAAAAAAG CAATATGGCTTTTGTAAGGCAACGCTCAATGAGAAGCTTGGTggagaagaggttgcagtgacctgcaCAGTGTTCCAAACACAG CCTGCGACCTCACAGCCCCAACCAGAAGGTGCCAATGAAGCAGTCCCCACCGCCGTGGTGGATGCAGATGCACCTGCGTCCTATCCACTTGGCACATCTGAACCCCTTTCAGCTGGCTCACCCATAGACACCCGTGTGTTCGCGGCAGCTCCCCCAGCAGTCCCGATGCACTCGTCACACTATGACCTGCGCCACTTCTTCATGGGTGTGGTCTCATTGGGGTCCCCCTCAGGAGAAGCGTTGCACTCCCGGAAAACACGCTCAGTGGTGCAGCCTAGTGTTGGTGCTGCTGCTGGGCCAGTGGTTCCTCCATGTCCGGGGAGGGTCAGACACTTCAAGGTCTAG